One genomic window of Prochlorococcus sp. MIT 0801 includes the following:
- the xseA gene encoding exodeoxyribonuclease VII large subunit: MTDLKNARKSLSTYSVNELNESIGLLLARGFAPKFILKATVSKSQIKKGHLWLTFTDGKASIDGVAWSSTIKSLKFLPKQDDGVVIVGKLNFWESKARVSVQVFDIRPSISTVLKKFEIVKSKLFKEGLIDDSLRKKLPKYPNSIGILTSVPSSALADMLRTSKERWPLTKLHIIPIPVQGNNENKLISILSKLKINKLKLDALIIARGGGSREDLMLFDSEIIAREIATLSIPVITGIGHEDDLTVSDLVADHRSATPTAAIVDLLPSREIEKNKFLQNKKILKDYLKLFFQNTKKSLITKKSFFKSHSPRLLIKNKRTRINYMYDILNALSPRKLLKRGFALITNESGDSMYSIKNVKENDKLIVQFFDGKITVEVDTIDYDQI, translated from the coding sequence TTGACTGATCTCAAAAACGCTAGAAAATCTTTAAGTACATATAGTGTTAACGAGTTAAACGAATCTATAGGTTTATTACTAGCAAGAGGCTTTGCACCAAAATTTATACTTAAAGCCACAGTTTCTAAATCGCAAATTAAAAAAGGTCATTTATGGTTAACTTTCACGGACGGGAAAGCAAGTATAGATGGAGTTGCGTGGTCATCAACAATAAAGTCTTTAAAATTTTTACCAAAGCAAGATGATGGTGTTGTCATTGTTGGTAAATTAAATTTCTGGGAATCTAAAGCAAGAGTATCGGTACAAGTTTTTGATATTCGACCAAGTATTTCTACTGTTCTTAAGAAGTTCGAAATAGTCAAATCAAAACTTTTTAAAGAAGGTTTGATAGACGATTCTTTACGAAAAAAATTGCCAAAATACCCCAATTCAATTGGTATTCTTACAAGTGTTCCAAGCTCTGCTTTAGCTGACATGCTTAGAACATCTAAGGAGAGATGGCCATTAACGAAACTGCATATAATTCCTATTCCTGTTCAAGGAAATAATGAAAATAAATTGATATCAATTTTAAGTAAATTAAAAATAAATAAGTTAAAATTAGACGCTTTAATTATAGCTAGAGGAGGAGGCAGCAGAGAAGATTTAATGTTGTTCGATAGTGAAATCATAGCCAGAGAAATCGCAACATTATCAATACCAGTAATTACAGGAATAGGTCATGAAGATGATTTAACTGTTTCTGATCTTGTTGCAGACCATAGATCTGCTACTCCAACTGCTGCTATTGTTGATCTTTTACCATCAAGAGAAATTGAAAAAAATAAGTTTTTGCAAAATAAAAAAATACTTAAAGATTATTTGAAATTGTTTTTTCAGAATACCAAGAAATCATTAATTACAAAGAAATCTTTTTTTAAATCTCATTCTCCTCGTCTATTAATTAAAAATAAAAGAACAAGAATAAATTATATGTACGATATTTTGAATGCACTTTCTCCAAGAAAATTGTTAAAAAGAGGTTTTGCTCTAATTACTAACGAGTCAGGTGATTCGATGTATAGTATCAAAAATGTTAAGGAAAATGATAAGTTAATAGTTCAATTTTTTGATGGAAAAATTACTGTTGAGGTTGATACTATTGATTATGATCAAATATAA
- the xseB gene encoding exodeoxyribonuclease VII small subunit, whose protein sequence is MSNKATNKKNIEIFKKDINRLSYEESISELETILNNVQDENISLDEIQINYIKGHLLLKHCEELLHCCEQEINEINPEFLELD, encoded by the coding sequence ATGTCTAACAAAGCTACTAACAAAAAAAATATTGAGATTTTTAAGAAAGATATTAATAGATTAAGTTACGAAGAATCTATATCCGAACTGGAAACTATCTTAAATAATGTACAAGATGAAAATATTTCACTGGATGAAATACAGATTAATTATATTAAAGGTCATCTACTTCTTAAACATTGCGAAGAGCTCTTGCACTGTTGTGAACAAGAAATTAATGAAATCAATCCAGAATTTTTAGAATTAGATTAA
- a CDS encoding YihY/virulence factor BrkB family protein produces the protein MGLNWNKKARWFFSSLWRAYERWSKCDCVDLSAAFAYYTLQSFFPILLISLSVASWFLGKQQGIEQRIIELTAEVLPSEVIALVSSTLEQLINQGFGAGILGAMFLMITAGNAYLTLQRGADRLWEDVLPVKSKPDPLKIQAFRFIRNRIEAFFVVLLVGILMVIDQISANIRLIPEAVLEDLANTTPWIENAITKIPVLQVGQFILPLIGFSTMALLLQGLLPSRRVPLKPLIPGALMIGTLLTILNLAVSRSILSLGSRFQAYGFIGGVLVLTLWVWMVGVIIYFGQCWSVVIASMRRKRYV, from the coding sequence GTGGGCCTGAACTGGAATAAAAAAGCAAGATGGTTTTTTAGCAGTCTCTGGAGAGCTTATGAAAGATGGTCTAAGTGTGATTGCGTCGATTTAAGCGCAGCATTTGCTTACTACACTCTTCAGTCCTTCTTTCCAATATTACTAATCTCCCTATCAGTTGCATCATGGTTTTTAGGAAAACAGCAAGGTATAGAGCAAAGAATAATTGAATTAACTGCTGAAGTTTTACCGTCTGAAGTAATAGCTTTGGTCTCTTCAACTTTAGAACAATTAATTAATCAGGGTTTTGGAGCAGGAATTCTTGGGGCAATGTTTTTAATGATCACTGCTGGCAATGCATATCTAACATTACAAAGAGGAGCCGATCGATTATGGGAAGACGTACTACCAGTTAAATCAAAGCCGGATCCATTAAAAATTCAAGCGTTTCGATTTATCAGAAATCGTATTGAAGCTTTTTTTGTCGTTCTTTTAGTTGGGATTTTGATGGTTATCGATCAAATCAGTGCAAATATTCGTCTGATTCCCGAAGCAGTTTTGGAAGACTTAGCCAACACAACCCCTTGGATTGAAAATGCAATTACAAAAATACCTGTACTTCAAGTAGGTCAATTTATACTTCCTCTAATAGGTTTTTCAACCATGGCACTACTTTTACAAGGTTTACTCCCAAGTAGAAGAGTACCTTTAAAACCACTAATACCAGGAGCTTTGATGATTGGAACTTTGCTAACAATTCTAAATTTGGCAGTTAGTAGAAGTATCCTTTCGTTGGGATCAAGATTTCAAGCTTATGGATTCATTGGCGGAGTACTAGTATTAACTCTTTGGGTTTGGATGGTAGGAGTAATTATTTATTTTGGTCAATGTTGGAGTGTTGTCATTGCAAGCATGCGTCGTAAACGATACGTTTAA
- a CDS encoding inositol monophosphatase family protein, protein MNQNPISKPLSKAQLISIHHLVDEVGTRQLQDFGQINSDIKADGTLITECDRWSDKTIVQGLSKIAPGEGVLSEEGKKSIPSSSEYWVVDPLDGTTNFAAGIPYWAISIARFTNGEPETAFLDIPALRKRIFAIKGKGVWLNDKPLKPESRFKKNSDCISLCSRSIKVLQMKPEQPFPGKIRLLGVSSLNMTSVAIGQTIAALEATPKIWDIAAAWLILEELNCLINWLETNPKDILSGTDLTSVNFPLLTASSEDQLNNMLPWATALIHDS, encoded by the coding sequence ATGAATCAAAACCCAATATCTAAACCTCTGAGCAAAGCTCAACTTATATCAATTCATCATTTAGTTGATGAAGTTGGAACACGTCAACTTCAAGATTTTGGACAAATCAACTCTGATATAAAAGCTGATGGAACACTTATTACAGAATGTGATAGGTGGAGTGATAAAACAATAGTTCAAGGGTTATCAAAAATTGCTCCAGGAGAAGGCGTTCTGAGTGAAGAAGGTAAGAAGTCAATTCCTAGCTCCAGTGAATATTGGGTGGTTGACCCACTCGATGGCACAACTAATTTTGCAGCAGGCATTCCTTACTGGGCTATATCAATAGCACGTTTCACAAATGGTGAACCTGAGACAGCCTTCCTGGACATACCAGCCCTGAGAAAAAGAATTTTCGCCATAAAAGGAAAAGGAGTTTGGCTAAATGACAAGCCACTTAAGCCTGAATCACGTTTCAAAAAAAATAGTGACTGCATTTCTCTTTGTAGCCGCTCAATTAAAGTTTTACAAATGAAACCAGAGCAGCCTTTTCCAGGAAAAATAAGACTACTTGGGGTATCCAGTTTAAATATGACTAGTGTTGCCATAGGTCAAACAATTGCTGCTTTAGAGGCAACACCAAAAATATGGGATATTGCAGCTGCATGGCTAATACTCGAGGAACTTAATTGTCTTATCAACTGGTTGGAAACTAATCCAAAAGATATTCTCTCTGGTACAGATCTTACTTCTGTGAATTTTCCATTACTAACAGCATCCTCTGAAGATCAATTAAACAACATGCTGCCATGGGCTACCGCCTTGATTCATGATAGTTAA
- a CDS encoding TolC family protein — protein sequence MRRVKRKFLIVAGLFISGLNPLWATSSQKITSNIKVKGDSRKSLSQSQKQQGVLYELNSPEDLFLPSRSREVLVKTYQKVKLDQLENILINNNRTIKIYLEKVDQAKSILRSSLSSWYPTLNLTANGIPQYFESNNYNESNLIPDTSSKQWSSSISAQIKWDLINPARVPEIASARDSLEKSKYSYSIVLRDLKLEAKKRYFNLQKANEEIEVAKKSIESSTLGLKDAEIRFESGIGTKLEVLEAKTQLARDQQLFNIKFGDQKIGQRSLAEILNFPEDVTPLIGSKTQVTGIWDLSLEESIIAAYNSREELESILLDISINNNNANAALAASKPKLSIVNTSTSSFAKGELNQISPNTNNKSSNFSNTIGLNASWFIFDGGNSRSLYNYNKSKAKEAKLDFAARRAQIRKEVEELFFKLESAKLNISASYTEVLSARESLRLAKLRYKSGITTQREVVNNQRDLTDSEVRYIISVTSYNTLLADLSRQTGLDNIKPCDIKVNQQNQSDIDSESNLYESNLIPLCQL from the coding sequence ATGAGGAGAGTGAAGAGAAAGTTTCTAATTGTTGCAGGTTTATTTATATCTGGGCTAAATCCTTTGTGGGCTACAAGTTCGCAAAAAATAACTTCAAATATAAAGGTAAAAGGAGACTCAAGGAAAAGCCTAAGTCAAAGTCAAAAACAACAAGGAGTCTTATATGAATTAAATTCGCCTGAAGATCTTTTTTTACCCTCTAGATCGCGCGAAGTATTAGTAAAAACTTATCAAAAAGTTAAGCTTGATCAGTTAGAAAATATACTTATAAATAATAACCGAACAATTAAAATCTACTTAGAAAAAGTTGACCAAGCTAAATCAATATTAAGAAGTTCATTATCATCCTGGTACCCAACATTAAACCTAACAGCTAATGGCATTCCTCAATATTTTGAATCTAATAATTATAATGAATCAAATTTAATACCAGACACTTCAAGTAAACAATGGAGTTCATCTATCTCAGCTCAAATCAAATGGGATTTAATTAATCCTGCGAGAGTCCCAGAGATAGCTTCAGCTAGAGATAGTTTGGAAAAGTCAAAATATTCCTATTCAATAGTTTTAAGAGACTTAAAATTAGAGGCAAAAAAACGTTACTTCAATTTGCAAAAAGCCAATGAAGAAATAGAGGTAGCAAAGAAATCAATTGAATCATCAACTCTTGGTTTAAAAGACGCCGAAATTAGATTTGAATCAGGAATTGGTACAAAATTAGAAGTTCTAGAGGCGAAAACACAATTAGCTAGAGATCAGCAATTATTTAATATTAAATTCGGAGATCAAAAAATTGGTCAAAGATCTCTTGCTGAGATACTGAATTTTCCAGAAGATGTAACGCCGTTGATTGGTTCAAAAACTCAAGTTACAGGTATATGGGATTTATCGTTAGAAGAAAGTATTATAGCTGCTTATAATTCACGAGAAGAACTTGAAAGTATTCTCTTGGATATATCAATTAATAATAACAATGCCAATGCTGCACTAGCTGCTAGCAAACCAAAATTAAGCATCGTAAATACATCGACCTCTTCGTTTGCAAAAGGTGAGTTAAATCAGATATCCCCAAACACCAATAATAAATCTTCCAATTTCTCCAACACCATTGGGCTAAATGCATCATGGTTTATTTTTGATGGAGGCAATTCAAGATCTTTGTATAATTACAATAAAAGTAAAGCAAAAGAAGCAAAACTGGATTTTGCTGCAAGAAGAGCTCAAATCAGAAAAGAAGTTGAAGAATTATTCTTCAAACTAGAGTCGGCCAAACTAAACATTTCTGCTTCATATACAGAAGTTTTATCTGCGAGAGAGTCTCTAAGACTTGCCAAGCTTAGATACAAATCAGGTATTACTACACAACGAGAAGTTGTAAATAACCAAAGAGATTTAACTGATTCCGAGGTTCGTTATATTATTTCGGTAACTAGCTACAACACTTTATTAGCTGATTTAAGTAGACAAACAGGTTTAGATAACATCAAGCCATGTGATATCAAAGTCAATCAACAAAATCAAAGCGACATAGACAGCGAATCAAACCTCTATGAATCGAATTTAATTCCTTTATGTCAGCTATAG